In Streptomyces sp. ML-6, the genomic stretch CGCCATCGAGGCCATGTCCGCCGACATCGAACGGGTGCTGCACGACCACGGCATACCGGAGGTCTCCGTGGTCACCGTGCTCTCACCGGCCTGGTCCACGGACGACATCAGCGCGGAGGGGCGGCGCAAACTGGTCGAGTTCGGCATCGCACCCCCTCGCCCGCACGATGCCGCGGCCTCCGCGGGCGGCCCGGTGCCGCTCACGCTCTCGGTGCGCTGCCCGCACTGCGGCTCGACCGACACGGAACTGCTGAGCCGGTTCTCCTCCACCGCGTGCAAGGCACTGCGCCGCTGCGTGACGTGCCGCGAACCGTTCGACCACTTCAAGGAGTTGTAGATGTTCCATCCGCTCCGGGTCCGCGCGATCGAACGGCTCACGGACGATTCGGTGGCCGTCACGCTCGCCGTACCGCCCGAGCTGCGCGAGACCTTCCGCCACCGGCCCGGCCAGCACCTCAACGTGCGCCACACGGTCGACGGCGAGGAGATCCGCCGCTCGTACTCGATCTGCTCCCCCGCCACCGAGGCGCCGGACGATCCGGTGCTGCGCGTGGGCATCCGGCTGGTCGACGGCGGCGCGTTCTCCACGTACGCGCTGAAGGAACTCGCCGTCGGCCACGTGGTCGAGGCGATGCCTCCGATGGGCCGCTTCGTGCTCACGCCCCGCCCCGGGCGCTTCGCGGCGATCGTCGGGGGCAGCGGGATCACACCGGTCCTGTCCATCGCGGCCACACTGCTGGCGCGGGAGCCGGATGCCCGGTTCTGCCTGATCCGCAGCGACCGGACGGCCGCTTCCACGATGTTCCTGGACGAGGTCGCCGACCTCAAGGACCGCTACCCGGACCGGTTCCAGCTGATCACAGTGCTCTCCCGGGAGGAGCAGCAGGCCGGTCTCCCCTCCGGCCGGCTGGACCGGGACCGTCTCACCGAACTGCTGCCCGCGCTGCTTGCGGTGACCGAGGTGGACGGCTGGTACCTCTGTGGCCCGTTCGGGCTGATCCAGGCCGCGGACCGGGCGCTGCGCGACCTGGGCGTCGACCGGGCCCGCATCCACCAGGAGATCTTCCATGTGGACGACGCCCCGGGCGAACCCGCCCGCACCCGGACCGAATCACCGGCCCACAGCCGACTCACCGCGACCCTGGACGGCCGCTGTGGCACCTGGCCGGTGGAGAAGGGCGAATCGCTGCTGGAGACCGTGCTGCGCAGCCGTGCCGACGCCCCGTACGCCTGCAAGGGCGGGGTGTGCGGAACCTGCCGGGCCTTCCTGGTCTCGGGCGAGGTCCGGATGGACCGGAATTTCGCGCTGGAGCCGGACGAGACGGAGGCGGGTTACGTGCTGGCGTGCCAGTCGCATCCGATGACCCCGGAGGTGGAACTCGACTTCGACCGCTGACCGCCTGCTACCCCCCTCTCTCATCCCTGTTCCCTTCTCGTAGAACCTGTTCTATCTTGACGGGCCGTCAGATCTGGGTACGAGAGCAGCGGTTCGCGGGAGGCAGGACAGTGGACTTCACCTTCACCGAGGAACAGCAGGCGGCCACGGAGGCGGCGCGAGCAGTCTTCTCGGGTGCCGCCCCCGACCGAGTGCCCAGCCCCGCGCTCACACCGGGTGCGGTGGCCGAGGACATCGACCGGCCGCTGTGGGCCGAACTCGCCGTCGGCGACCTGCTGGGCCTGACCCTGGAGCCGCGGCACGGCGGGGCCGGACTCGACCCCATCGCGCTCTGCCTGGTGCTGCGCGAATCCGCCAGGGTGCTCGCCCGGGTGCCGCTGCTGGAGACGTGCGCGGTCGCCATGACGCTCCAGCGGTACGGAGACCCCGGCCTGGCCGCCGAGCTGCTGCCCCTGGTGGGCCGGGGCGAGCTGGTGCTCACCGTCGGGGCCAACGGCCGCTCGGGCCACGATCCGGCCGAACTCGCCGTCACCGCACGCCGGGAGACGACCACGAAGGACCACCTATCGGACGGGGTCTCCGGGGATGCCGACAACGCCGCTTCGGGGTGGGTGCTCGACGGGGTGCAGTCGGCGGTGCCGTGGGCGCAGGTGGCCGACTGGATCGCCGTCCCGGCGCACACCGGCGAGGGACGGGCCGTGGTCGCCCTGATCCGGCCGGACCAGGACGGCGTCGGCCTGGCCGAGCAGGTCTCCACCAACGGTGAGCGGTTCGCCGAGGTCCGGCTGCGGTCGGTGCGGGTCGACCGGCGCGCGCTGATCGACGGTGCCGGGGCCTGGGAGTGGCTACGGGCCCTCCTCACCACCGGAACATGCGCGCTCGCGCTGGGGCTGGGCGAGGCCGTGCTCGCCATGACGAGCGAATACACCGGAAAACGCGAGCAGTTCGGCTTCCCGATCGCGACGTTCCAGGCCGTCGCCGTGCAGGCCGCGGACCGGTACATCGACCTGCGGGCCATGGAGGTGACGCTCTGGCAGGCGGCCTGGCGGATCTCCACCGGCACCGACGGGGCCCTGCCCGCCGAGGGCGACATCGCCGTGGCGAAGATCTGGGCATCGGACGGCATCCGCCGGGTCGTGCAGACGGCACAGCATCTGCACGGCGGTTTCGGCGCGGACACGGACTACTCGCTGCACCGCTTCCACGCCTGGGCGAAGCAGATCGAACTGTCCCTCGGCCCCGCAGCGGCCCACGAGGAGGCCCTGGGCGACCTGCTGGCCGCGCACCTCCTCGACTGACGCCCGCGCCCCCACCCCGACGACGTACGCCCGGCCGCGCGGCCCAGGAAGGCCGACCAGTCCGACGCCGAGCAGGCCCGAAGGCCGAGCAAGCCCCGGAAAGCCGTGCGGGCCCGCAAGACCGACCGGTCCGGCGTCGCCCCGGCACCGCATGCCCGCCCCGATCGGACAGGTCGAGCAAGCCGAACGGGCCGAGCGGGCCGGACAGGCCGAGCGGGCCGGACAGGCCGAGCGAGCCGGACAGGCCGAGCGAGCCGGACAGGCCGAGCGAGCCGGACAGGCCGAGCGGGCCGGACAGGCCGAGCGAGCCGGACAGGCCGAGCGAGCCGGACAGGCCGAGCGAGCCGAACGGGCCGAGCGAGCCGAACGGGCCGGACAGGCCGGTTCAGAGCACGAAGGCCGGGCTTTCGCCGTCGGCAACCATCGGGCGTCCGGCACCGTCCCAGGCGAGCATGCCGCCGTCGATGTTCACGGCGTCGACGCCCTGCCGCACCAGGTACTGGGTGACCTGGGCGGACCGGCCACCGACCCGGCACATCACATGCACGCGCCGACCGTCGGCGACCGCTTCGGCCAGCTCGCCGTAGCGGGCCACGAAGTCGCTCATCGGGATGTGCAGGGCGCCTTCGACGTGTCCGGCCGCCCACTCGTTGTCCTCCCGGACGTCCAGCACGAAGCCGTCCGCCGGAACCGCCGCGACGTCCACCGAGGGCAGCGGGGCGAAATTCATGGGTCATGCCTTCTCTCGTACGTACGCTCCAGGGTCACCGGGAACGCTACTGCACCAGGCCCGCCAGCTCGGCCTCGCGCTGCGCGACCTCGCCCAGCAACTGCTCGGCGATCTCGTCGAGCAGCCGGTCCGGGTCGTCGGGCGCCATCCGCAGCATGGCGCCGATCGCGCTCTCCTCCAGTTCCTGCGCGAGCACGGTGAGCAGCTCCTTGCGCTGGGTCAGCCAGTTCAGCCGGGCGTAGAGCTCCTCGCTCTCGCCGAGCTCCGTCTCCGGCAGTGCGGGGCCCGCCTCCCACTCCTGCGCCAGCTCCCTCAGGAGGGCCTCGTCCCCACGCCCGTAAGCGGCGTTCACCCGGGCGATGAACTCGTCCCTGCGGGCCCGCTCCGTCTCGTCCTGCGCCAGGTCCGGGTGGGCCTTGCGGGCCAGGTCGCGGTAGAGCCTGCGCGCCTCCTCGGTCGGCCTGACCCGCTTGGGCGGCCGCACCGGCTGCTCGGTCAGCATCGCCGCCGCCTCGGGGGACAGCCCGTCCGAGTCGATCCAGTCGTGGAACAGCTCGTCGACACCGGGCATCGGCATCACGACCGCCCGCGCCTCCTGCGCCTTGCGGATGTCCTCCGGGTCGCCCGTCCTGGCGGCGCGGGCCTCCGCGATCTGCGCGTCGAGCTCGTCGAGGCGGGTGTACATGGGGCCGAGCTTCTGGTGGTGCAGCCGGGAGAAGTTCTCGACCTCGACCCGGAAGGTCTCCACCGCGATCTCGAACTCGATCAGCGCCTGCTCCGCCACCCGGACCGCCCTCGCGAGCCGGGCCTCGGGCCGTTCCTCCGCAGCGGCGTCGCCCACGCCCCCGTCGGCAGCGGCGTCACCGGTCCGGCCGTCGCCGCCTGCGGCCCCGGCCTCTCCAGCAGTGTCCGCAGCCACCCCGTCGGGCGCCCCGCCGAGGGCGCCGGTGCCGCCCGTCGCCGGGCCCGTACCGTCCTCGGCACCGGGTCCCGAACCGGAACCGTCCGGCCGGCCCTGCTCCTCGATCGGCTCGTCCAAAACGTGCTCCTCGTGCCGGGCATGCCGCCCGTCCTGCCGGTCGTTGTCCTGCCGGTCATCGTCGTTCCGGGTGGTCGGCACTCCGGCGGCTTCGTGGGTCACCCGTCCAGCGTATGGCCACGGGCCGCGCCCGGAGGACACGTGGTCGGCTTCCACGCTCCTCGAACACGCAACCGCTGCCGCCCCGGCCACTCCTCGGACCTGCCGCAGAACGTTCCGGGCGCCGTCCACCGCGCCACCGGACGCCCCCGGCGCCCCGCGCGGGCCGTCGCCGGGTGCCCCGGCCCTCTCAGACGCCCAGCTCGGCCGCTATTCGCCCCGAACCTATGGCCTGAACCAGCTCCGTGTGGTCCGCCTCCGTACGGTCCGCGTAGGTCACCGCGAACGCCGCCACGGCCTCGTCCAGCTCCTCGCTCTTGCCGCAGTAACCAGCAATCAGCCGGGGATCCGCGCTGTGCGCATGGGCGCGGGCCAGCAGCGCACCGGTCATCCGGCCGTAGTCGTCGACCTGGTCGGCCGCCAGCGCCGCCGGGTCGACGCTGCCCTTGCGGTTCCTGAACTGCCTCACCTGGAACGGGCGGCCGTCCACGGTCGTCCAGCCCAGCAGGATGTCGCTGACGACCTGCATCCGCTTCTGCCCGAGCACCACCCGGCGCCCCTCGTGGGCCACCTCCGGCACCTCGAACCCGACAGTCGGCAGGTACGGCGCCAGCACGGAGGGCCGCGCCTCCTTCACCTGAAGCACCAGGGGCTCCCCACGATGGTCGAGCAGCAGCACCACGTACGACCGGGTACCGACGCTTCCGGTGCCGACCACCCGGAACGCCACGTCGTGGATCGCGTACCGGGCGAGGAGCGGCACACGGTCCTCGGAGACCGTGCCCAGGTAGTCCCCGAGCGCCGCCGCGACCGCTGCGGCTTCCTCGTCCGGCACCCTCCGCAGCACCGGCGGCGCGTCCACGAAGCGACGCCCGCCGTCCTCCGAGTCCTCGGTCGACTTGGCCGCGAAACGGGCGCTGGTGTTGTTGCGGGCCTTCTCCGAAACCCGCTCCAGGGTCCCGAGGAGGTCCCTGGCGTCCGTGTGCGAGACGAGTTCCTCGTCCGCAATGGCGTTCCAGGCGTCGAGCGCGGGCAGCTTGGCCAGCAGCCGCATCGTCCGCCGGTACGCCCCCACCGTGTCGTACGCCCCCCGCCGGCAGGTCTCCTCGTCCGCCCCCGCTTCGCGCCCCGCGAGCACCAGCGAGGTGGCGAGCCGCTTGAGGTCCCACTCCCACGGGCCGAACACGGTCTCGTCGAAGTCGTTCAGATCGATGACCAGGCTGCCGCGCGCATCGCCGTACAGCCCGAAATTGGCCGCGTGGGCGTCACCGCAGAGCTGGGCGCCCACCCCGCTGACCGCAGTGCCCACCAGGTCATGGGCCATCAGCCCGGCCGACCCGCGCAGAAAGGCGAAGGGGGTGGCCGCCATCCGGCCCACCCGGATCGGAGTGAGAGCCGCCACCCTGCCCCTGCTCGACTCCTCCACCGCCCGCACCGCGTCGGGTCGCCCGGCCGGAAGGTCCAGGAAGGCGTGCGAGGCCCTCGGCACCCTCGCCCGCAGGGCCTTGCCCTCCTTCCGCGGCGACCGTGCCGCGCCCCCGCCCGCCCCGGTCCCCCTCCGCGCGAATCCGGGCACGCCCGGAATGCGCGGGTCACCCTCCGCGGCCCGCTGAACCGGCACGATCGCTTCGATTTCACCCATGGTGCGCAGCCTCCCCCGCTCCCCTGCGCTCCCGGCCCTTCGCCCTGTCGCAGATCAATTCCGACGAAGGTATCTCCGTGGGCCGAAACCCGTCTGCCCCTGTGGAAAACCTGATCCGCGACCGGTGGGCAACCATCCGCCCTGGTCAGACACAGGGGACCTCCTCGGCCTCTTCCTCTTCCTCGGCCTCGACCTCAGTCTCTTCCTCGTCGCCCGCCCCGGATCGGCCAAGACCGCAATCGCAACCGCGGCGGCCTTCCACCGCTTCGACTCGGCGGGCGCCCCGACCACGAACACCCCCACAAACCCCGTAAGCCCTGTTGAGCCTCACAGCCACCCAGCACCCGCCGAACCCGACGTTTCACGTGAAACAGAAACAATGGAGACCGGGAACGAAGAAGCCCCCCAGACCGTTGGTCTGGGGGGCTTCTCCCTTGTGCGCGAGGGGGGATTTGAACCCCCACGTCCCTAAGGACACTGGCACCTGAAGCCAGCGCGTCTGCCGTTCCGCCACTCGCGCAAGAGTGGTGTTTCCGGGCTCTCCCACCGTTTGGTGCGATCGCCTGGCGACATCCGGAAGATTAGCACGCTGGACAGGGTGGATTCACATCCGTTGTTTCGCCGACCGCCAGGAGGGCAACGGGAACGCCGAGCGGTCGCCCCCACTCCTCCTGTATGTGCCCGGGGTGCGGGACACTGTGAGGAGGCCGCCTCTACGATCCGTGTGAGAGGTGACACTCATCCACAGGGCAGACAAGGGGAACCAGCCGATTTCCCGACGCGTGGATACGATCAGTAAGCAGTACAGGGACGACTACGACGGAGGAGGTGCCCCATGGGAGTCATGAAGCGTTTCGAGCAGCGTCTCGAAGGTCTGGTCAA encodes the following:
- a CDS encoding 2Fe-2S iron-sulfur cluster-binding protein, which produces MFHPLRVRAIERLTDDSVAVTLAVPPELRETFRHRPGQHLNVRHTVDGEEIRRSYSICSPATEAPDDPVLRVGIRLVDGGAFSTYALKELAVGHVVEAMPPMGRFVLTPRPGRFAAIVGGSGITPVLSIAATLLAREPDARFCLIRSDRTAASTMFLDEVADLKDRYPDRFQLITVLSREEQQAGLPSGRLDRDRLTELLPALLAVTEVDGWYLCGPFGLIQAADRALRDLGVDRARIHQEIFHVDDAPGEPARTRTESPAHSRLTATLDGRCGTWPVEKGESLLETVLRSRADAPYACKGGVCGTCRAFLVSGEVRMDRNFALEPDETEAGYVLACQSHPMTPEVELDFDR
- a CDS encoding rhodanese-like domain-containing protein, which produces MNFAPLPSVDVAAVPADGFVLDVREDNEWAAGHVEGALHIPMSDFVARYGELAEAVADGRRVHVMCRVGGRSAQVTQYLVRQGVDAVNIDGGMLAWDGAGRPMVADGESPAFVL
- the paaD gene encoding 1,2-phenylacetyl-CoA epoxidase subunit PaaD is translated as MVTETLLEEELHRLAGSVPDPELPVLTLDELGVLRGVDVLGPGRVTVRLTPTYTGCPAIEAMSADIERVLHDHGIPEVSVVTVLSPAWSTDDISAEGRRKLVEFGIAPPRPHDAAASAGGPVPLTLSVRCPHCGSTDTELLSRFSSTACKALRRCVTCREPFDHFKEL
- a CDS encoding DUF2252 domain-containing protein translates to MGEIEAIVPVQRAAEGDPRIPGVPGFARRGTGAGGGAARSPRKEGKALRARVPRASHAFLDLPAGRPDAVRAVEESSRGRVAALTPIRVGRMAATPFAFLRGSAGLMAHDLVGTAVSGVGAQLCGDAHAANFGLYGDARGSLVIDLNDFDETVFGPWEWDLKRLATSLVLAGREAGADEETCRRGAYDTVGAYRRTMRLLAKLPALDAWNAIADEELVSHTDARDLLGTLERVSEKARNNTSARFAAKSTEDSEDGGRRFVDAPPVLRRVPDEEAAAVAAALGDYLGTVSEDRVPLLARYAIHDVAFRVVGTGSVGTRSYVVLLLDHRGEPLVLQVKEARPSVLAPYLPTVGFEVPEVAHEGRRVVLGQKRMQVVSDILLGWTTVDGRPFQVRQFRNRKGSVDPAALAADQVDDYGRMTGALLARAHAHSADPRLIAGYCGKSEELDEAVAAFAVTYADRTEADHTELVQAIGSGRIAAELGV
- a CDS encoding J domain-containing protein; this translates as MTHEAAGVPTTRNDDDRQDNDRQDGRHARHEEHVLDEPIEEQGRPDGSGSGPGAEDGTGPATGGTGALGGAPDGVAADTAGEAGAAGGDGRTGDAAADGGVGDAAAEERPEARLARAVRVAEQALIEFEIAVETFRVEVENFSRLHHQKLGPMYTRLDELDAQIAEARAARTGDPEDIRKAQEARAVVMPMPGVDELFHDWIDSDGLSPEAAAMLTEQPVRPPKRVRPTEEARRLYRDLARKAHPDLAQDETERARRDEFIARVNAAYGRGDEALLRELAQEWEAGPALPETELGESEELYARLNWLTQRKELLTVLAQELEESAIGAMLRMAPDDPDRLLDEIAEQLLGEVAQREAELAGLVQ
- a CDS encoding acyl-CoA dehydrogenase family protein, with amino-acid sequence MDFTFTEEQQAATEAARAVFSGAAPDRVPSPALTPGAVAEDIDRPLWAELAVGDLLGLTLEPRHGGAGLDPIALCLVLRESARVLARVPLLETCAVAMTLQRYGDPGLAAELLPLVGRGELVLTVGANGRSGHDPAELAVTARRETTTKDHLSDGVSGDADNAASGWVLDGVQSAVPWAQVADWIAVPAHTGEGRAVVALIRPDQDGVGLAEQVSTNGERFAEVRLRSVRVDRRALIDGAGAWEWLRALLTTGTCALALGLGEAVLAMTSEYTGKREQFGFPIATFQAVAVQAADRYIDLRAMEVTLWQAAWRISTGTDGALPAEGDIAVAKIWASDGIRRVVQTAQHLHGGFGADTDYSLHRFHAWAKQIELSLGPAAAHEEALGDLLAAHLLD